GATACCGACAAACCCGTGTTGTGTATTTCCATCAGTTGTGTGGGGCGGCGCATGGTCATGGGTGCGGATGCTGAAGAAGAAGTTGAAGCCGTGCTGGATCATCTGCCAGAAAATACCACGCAAATTGGCTTCTATTCTTACGGGGAAATTTCACCGTTTGCCAAGGGTACTAATACCTGCGACCTACACAACCAAACCATGACGCTCACCACAATTCATGAGTGATTACGGGCGCACACTCCAGCGGCAGTTACGCAGTCTGGGGTTAACCCCGGACGAACCGCCTGATGCCAGCAGTTGGCGGTCCTTCCTCAATCGGGTAGATCACACTTACGATGATCACAAACAAGCTTACTATGTGCTGGAACGTTCGTTAGAAGTATCTTCGCAGGAAATGCTGGCACTCAATGCCTCACTCCAGCGGGAATCGCAAGAAAAAATTCGCGCTCTGCAACAGTCCAAGGAAAAATCGCGCTTCCTCGCCAACATGAGCCATGAAATCCGCACACCGATGAACGGCGTATTGGGAATGCTGGATATTCTCGCCAAAACCCCGCTGGATCCACAACAACAGGAATACCTGCATACTGCCTACAGCTCATCGGAAATCTTGTTGGATGTCATCAATGCGGTGCTGGATCTTTCCAAAATTGAATCCGGCAAGCTGGCACTGGAATGCATCCCTTTCAACCTGCACAAACTCGCCGCCGACATGGTGCTGTTATTCAGTGGCTCCGCAACCAAAAAACACCTGACGCTGAGTAGCTATGTACCCGATGGTTGCCAGGCATGGTTTTACGGCGACCCCATTCGCCTCAAACAAGTGCTGGGTAATTTATTGGGCAATGCGGTCAAATTCACCACCAGTGGCACGGTGGCACTGCGCATTGAACCGTTACAAGAACAATCCGAACAAACCACTCTGCGTTTATTGATTGCAGACACTGGCCCCGGCATTCCCCCTGCACAACAAGAAGTACTTTTCAACGCCTTCAGTCAAGCCGATGAATCCACCACCCGTCTCTACGGCGGCACGGGCTTAGGGCTAACCATTTCCCAAGAATTGGTACACCTCATGGGAAGTTGTATTCGGATAAAATCCACACTAGGACAAGGCAGCACGTTCTATTTTGATCTTATCCTCACGAAACATCACCTGCCAAGCAACCCTGCCCCCGAACATCCACATGCCATAAGCGCCCCTTCTGCCAACAGCGTATTGGAGGGACACCTCCTGTTAGTTGAAGATAATCTGGTGAATATCAAAGTGGCAAAGGTCATGCTCACCAAACTGGGATTGAGCTTCGATATTGCGATGGATGGGCATGAAGCTGTCACCATGCTGGCTAAAAACCGCTACGATCTGGTGCTGATGGATTGCCAATTACCCGGCATGGATGGCTACGAAGCCACTCGCCAATTCCGCCAGATGGAACAAGCACAGCACACACCACGTACCCCCGTCATTGCACTCACTGCCAACGCCATGCAGGGCGACCGCGAAACCTGCTTGCAAGCGGGCATGGACGATTACATGACCAAACCCATATCAATGGCGGGTTTGCAGCAAACACTGCAACAATGGCTGACGCCAACACTCACATCTTAAAATGTTCATCCCCGGTTAGCATCGCAGGACTATGCTGATATTGCGTGAAGAAAAAACCAAAATTCTGCCGCAATGCTGTCAACGTTGCCCCGGAATCCGCGTTAATCTCTTCCACCGACAACAAATTAACCAAACCAAACAGGGGTGCATTATGAACAAAATAACGTTGGCAACGCTTACCGTTGCCTTGTTGCTCAGCGCCGCGAACGCCGCCGCTGCCACTGACCCGGATTTCGACCGTCTGGATACCAACAAAGATGGTTTGATTTCCTGGCCTGAATACGCCGCCAAAAACCCCAAATCCGGCAGACTTGACCCACGACGCATTTTTGACAATGTGGATACTAACCGCGATGGCTATATCGACACGGCTGAATTTGCTGAAATGAAACGCCGCCGCGATAAGCGTAAGCCCTAAACGCGACTATTCCTCATGGAATCTGACGTTTATTTATTTCAGGCAACAGGTAGAATGTAATCATCATCACTAAACCATAACGAGGATTATCGCATGAGCGCATTAGACCGTATCGACCAAGCCGTTAAAAGCAACCCCGTCGTCATTTTCATGAAAGGCACACCGAAAATGCCACAATGTGGGTTTTCCAGCCGCGCTTCCCAAGCATTGATGGCGTGCGGCGAAGAGTTTGCTTACGTTAACGTATTGAGTGACCCGGAAATTTTCCAAGACCTCCCACAATACGCCAACTGGCCAACATTCCCACAAGTTTACATCAGTGGCGAATTGATCGGTGGCTGTGACATTACCTTGGAAATGTACGCAAACGGTGAATTGCAGAAAATGGTCAAAGAAGCCATGAAAGGTGGCGCGGGCGAAGCGGCTTAATTGCGCAAGCTGAGCACAGAAAAAAGGGCTTGATACTGACATTCAAGCCCTTTTTTTTCAAACCGACTTAAGCTGCGGCTTTTTTCTTTTCTTCAGCGGCTGCATGAAGTGCATCATTAATGGCGTAGCCGTAAGAGCAGTCAACCTCAATCCGCACCCGCATTAGACCATCATCGCCCTCGTCCAACATTACCGCCAAGGGGTTACGGCGCTGGAAACGGCGATGCGGCTTGCTTAACCACATGACCCGCATTTGGCTGCTGAACGGAAACGTGGTGCGCAATGCATCAGCGATACCCACAATATGATCAATACGGTTCATCATTGCCGGGGTTTGTGGGAAAACTTTATCGCCCTGACGGTACTGCTGCAAATGGCGCGGGCGTACGTCTTCACCCAACTGCAAAATCGCCAGCATGTCATCCGCGCTGATCTTCCATTCATCCATGTGATTAAGAACGCCCCGTGTTAAAGCGCCCATTTCTTCGCTTGAAAAAGTTTGCATGAATTAATCCCTCTTTTTCAGACCAGCAATCGACATCACTTTCGGCGCACTGACTTCATCAATAAAATGTGGACGCTCTTCACTCACCCCAGCCGCTTGCGCCAACTCACGTTCACGTGCCGCAATCAAGTCGAAACATTTTTTAACATCTTCGACCGTAGCATCGGATAAGGGATAACGCACGGCGGAATCTGAAGGTGTCAGATCGCGAATAATACCGCCGAGGGTTTTACGCATCGCCATCAGGATACGCCTTTCTGTGGAGAATTGTTCTGCTGACATGATTAATATAGCCTGCCTGTAACGCTGCAAAGTGATGACATTATCTTAACAGCTAAGCCAATACCATACCACCAAGGTGGGGATTACCCTGTATCATCAAGCGGTCAGGGCAGCAACAAACAAACCGACCGCTTCCAATAACACAATACTCGCCCCGATCGACTCCCAAGTTAACCCGCCACTCGTCTGTTTCAGGCGCAAACGGATCAGCAGCAGTAACACAAACACTCCCAATAACGGAATGCCAGCCACTAAGGCCATTGGCAATGCCAATAACAACCAAATAAACAAAGAAACATAGGGAAATTCAGACCGAAAATCCTGTGCAAGGGTTTGTCCCGGTGCACTCGGCGTAAACCCAATCAGCGCAACGACCAATAAACGTGCAGCAAGCGGAGCCATCATGATATACAGCCACAATTTGTATTCAATCAACACCGAAAGTGCCGAGAACTTAACCATCATCACCAGTGCCATCACTCCCATGACACCGAAATGCGGTATCGGCAACTGTGCCGCCTCTGCCTCATCCTCTGCTACGGCAGAATCCCCCCCAAAAAACCACACATTAATGCTACGCGCCAAGGCATCCAGATGATGCAATTCACTAATAAACAACCAAGCCGTCAACAAAATCACCGAAGCCAGCATGGGTTCAATGCTTTCCAGACGCCATGCGGTCAGGGCAAGCAGCCCCCCCATTAACGCGCCAATCACCGGAAACCAGACTAAACCACGCCCTTTTTCTTCCGCAGAAAACGCGGAAACCGGCGGTGCAGGCAATAATGTCAGCACACGCAACGCCACCTGAAAAGAACGCAGCACGGCTTTCATCATCCGCAACCGTGCGCCAACAAACTAGCCCACTCACCGCTACGGTCACGCAACACGCGCAAGCGTGTCAACGCACCGTACTCAATGTTTAACGCCAGCAAGCGCTCATCCGGCATTTGCAATACATGCGCGAGAACCGTGCGAATCACCAAAGCATGAGTCACCACCAACACCCGTTCCCCCCGGTACGCACGCCCTAGCTCTGTCCATGCATCCAAGACACGGGCGCGAAAATCGCCAAAACTCTCCCCGCCCGCTGGCGACACTTGAGCAGGGTTTACCCACCATTCTGCCAACTGCTCAGGGTGGGTAGCCATCACCTCTTGTGGATTATGCCCCTCCCATTCCCCAAAATGGATTTCACGCAGGCGTTCGTCGCGTACCAGCGGCAAATCCTGTTTTTGTGCAAACCACTCAGCGAAGGAAGCGCATTGCATCCGAGGAGAAGTAACGACGGCATCCCAGTCTGCACTGGAACGGCCGAATGCTTGTTTGAGCTGCTTCCAACCGGCTTTGCTGAGCGGGGTATCGAGTTCACCACAGAACACATCCCCCGCCTCCACTGCACCGTGTTGCAACAAGCCAACATGGGTAAAATTATTGGCCACTATTGATAGCTAACTCCAACAATTTCGTATTCACGCACCCCGCCGGGAGCCTGCACCACAGCCACATCGCCCTCTTCCTTACCAATCATTGCCCGCGCAATTGGCGAGGAAACCGCCACACGGTTATGCTTAATATCCGCCTCAATGTCACCCACAATCTGATAGGTGATAGTGTCGCCGGTTTCGACCTCTTCCAATTGCACGGTTGCGCCAAATACAACCTTACCGGGATTCATCGCACCCACAGCCACCACATCAATGATTTGCGCCATTGACAACGTGCTTTCCAGTTCCTTGATACGACCTTCGCAAAAGCTTTGCTGTTCACGTGCCGCGTGGTATTCGGCATTTTCTTTCAAATCGCCGTGTTCACGGGCGGTGGCAATCGCCTGAATGATTTGTGGGCGTTCCTCAGTTTTCAAGCGCTGTAATTCAGCCTTCAAACGTTCGGAACCCTTCAATGTTAGCGGTGGTCTTGTACTCATCGCTTCAAACCCCTTGTTCTGTTATTTCCTGATGTAAATCTTGTAAGCAATAAACCTGCTCACTGTCAGTGTAGGCCATCGCTTTGCACAATGCCCGCGCACCTTCAATCGTGGTGGTGTAGGTAATTTTGTGCTGCAAGGCTTCGCGGCGAATCTCAAACGAGTCGCGGGTCGACTGTTCGCCTTCGGTCGTGTTCACGATCAAGTCAATTTCCTCGTTCTTGATCATGTCGACGATATTGGGGCGACCTTCGCGCATTTTGTTGACGATTTCGCAGGTGACACCAACGTTCTGCAATTCGCGTGCCGTACCACGGGTAGCCACGATCTTGAAGCCTTGCCCGATCAACATATCGCCTACTTCTTTCAAGTGACGGCGATCTGCTTCGCGCACACTGATGAACGCCACGCCAGAGGTTGGGTAAACTTCGCCCGCTGCGTATTGCGCTTTCCCGAAGGCTTCGGCAAAGGTTCTGCCCACACCCATGACTTCGCCCGTGGATTTCATTTCCGGGCTAAGAATCGGGTCAACGCCGGGGAATTTAATGAACGGGAACACCGCTTCTTTCACCGCGTAGTAGGACGGAATGATTTCGTTCAACGCATTCTGACTTGCCAAACTTTGACCAGCCATGCAACGTGCTGCGACTTTTGCCAGCGGACGACCAATCGCTTTAGAAACGAATGGCACGGTACGTGAGGCACGCGGATTGACTTCCAGCACGTATACGTCATCGCCCTTGATCGCAAATTGCGCGTTCATTAAGCCGATAACATTGAGGGCTTTGCCCATGCGCACCATTTGCTCACGCAATTGATCTTGAATCGCGACACTCAGGGAATACGGTGGTAAGGAACACGCCGAGTCACCGGAGTGGATACCCGCCTGTTCAATGTGCTGCATAATGCCGCCAATCAGCACGGTGTCGCCGTCGCAAATCGCGTCAACGTCGACTTCGATGGCGTCATCCAGATAACGGTCGAGCAATACCGGCGAATCGTTGGACACAGAAACCGCCGTGGTCATGTAACGGCGCAATTCGTTTTCGTGGTAAACGATTTCCATCGCCCGCCCACCCAGCACGTAAGACGGACGCACTACCAATGGGTAGCCGATTTCGTCTGCCAAGCGTACCGCTTCGTCGATGCTTCTCGCGGTGCGGTTCGGCGGCTGTTTCAAGCCGAGTTTGTGGATCAATTGCTGGAAACGTTCGCGATCTTCCGCCAAGTCGATGGAATCCGGCGATGTACCAATGATCGGTGCGCCCAAAGCTTCCAAATCGCGTGCCAGTTTCAGTGGGGTTTGCCCACCGTATTGCACGATCACACCGTAAGGCTTTTCCAAATCGACGATTTCCATCACGTCTTCAAGCGTCAACGGCTCGAAATACAGACGGTCGGAGGTGTCGTAGTCGGTGGAAACGGTTTCCGGGTTGCAGTTGACCATAATGGTTTCAAAGCCATCATCGCGCAACGCTAACGCCGCGTGGACACAGCAGTAGTCAAATTCGATCCCTTGACCGATACGGTTGGGGCCGCCGCCCAACACCATGATTTTCTTACGGTCGGTCGGGTTGGATTCGCACTCTTCTTCGTAAGTGGAATACATGTATGCGGTATTGGTAGAAAATTCCGCCGCGCAGGTATCGACGCGCTTATAAACCGGACGCACATTGAGCTTGTGACGCGCCACCCGTACCGTTTTTTCGGTTTCGTGCAACAGTTTAGCCAAGCGGCGGTCGGAGAAGCCTTTGCGCTTCAAGTTGCGCATTTCGTCAACGCTAATGCTGTTCAGCAAACGGTCTTTCAAACCGTTTTCCATATCGACCAGTTCTTTGATTTGCACCAAGAACCACGGGTCAATGCTGGTTTGCGCGAACAATTCTTCAATGCTCAGGCCCAAACGGAACGCATCCGCGACGTACAAAATACGTTCGGAACTGGCTTCGGTCAGTTGACGGCGCAGCGTGTCTTTCGCGTCGGGGTCTTGCGGATCAATGCGCTCGTTCAATCCATCAATGCCGGTTTCCAAACCGCGCAGGGCTTTCTGGAACGACTCTTGGAAGGTGCGCCCCATTGCCATGACTTCGCCCACCGACTTCATTTGCGTGGTCAAACGCGAGTCGGCTTGCGGGAATTTCTCGAAGGTGAAACGCGGGATTTTGGTGACAACGTAGTCGATAGATGGCTCGAACGATGCAGGTGTTGCCCCGCCGGTAATTTCGTTGCGCAATTCATCCAGCGTGTAGCCGACTGCCAATTTTGCCGCCACTTTCGCAATCGGGAAGCCCGTCGCTTTGGAAGCCAGTGCGGAAGAGCGCG
The window above is part of the Thiothrix winogradskyi genome. Proteins encoded here:
- a CDS encoding EF-hand domain-containing protein produces the protein MNKITLATLTVALLLSAANAAAATDPDFDRLDTNKDGLISWPEYAAKNPKSGRLDPRRIFDNVDTNRDGYIDTAEFAEMKRRRDKRKP
- a CDS encoding segregation and condensation protein A, which gives rise to MSAEQFSTERRILMAMRKTLGGIIRDLTPSDSAVRYPLSDATVEDVKKCFDLIAARERELAQAAGVSEERPHFIDEVSAPKVMSIAGLKKRD
- a CDS encoding ATP-binding protein — its product is MSDYGRTLQRQLRSLGLTPDEPPDASSWRSFLNRVDHTYDDHKQAYYVLERSLEVSSQEMLALNASLQRESQEKIRALQQSKEKSRFLANMSHEIRTPMNGVLGMLDILAKTPLDPQQQEYLHTAYSSSEILLDVINAVLDLSKIESGKLALECIPFNLHKLAADMVLLFSGSATKKHLTLSSYVPDGCQAWFYGDPIRLKQVLGNLLGNAVKFTTSGTVALRIEPLQEQSEQTTLRLLIADTGPGIPPAQQEVLFNAFSQADESTTRLYGGTGLGLTISQELVHLMGSCIRIKSTLGQGSTFYFDLILTKHHLPSNPAPEHPHAISAPSANSVLEGHLLLVEDNLVNIKVAKVMLTKLGLSFDIAMDGHEAVTMLAKNRYDLVLMDCQLPGMDGYEATRQFRQMEQAQHTPRTPVIALTANAMQGDRETCLQAGMDDYMTKPISMAGLQQTLQQWLTPTLTS
- the carB gene encoding carbamoyl-phosphate synthase large subunit: MPKRTDIKSILIIGAGPIIIGQACEFDYSGAQACKALREEGYRVILVNSNPATIMTDPNMADAIYIEPIRWETVAKIIEKERPDALLPTMGGQTALNCALDLSRHGVLEKFGVDMIGASEVSIDMAEDRQKFKVAMDEIGLESARSGVAHSMDEARAVQATLGFPVVIRPSFTMGGSGGGIAYNKQEFETIVARGLDMSPTTEVLLEESLLGWKEYEMEVVRDRNDNCIIICSIENLDPMGIHTGDSITVAPAQTLTDKEYQLLRNASIAVLRKIGVDTGGSNVQFSVNPKNGRIIVIEMNPRVSRSSALASKATGFPIAKVAAKLAVGYTLDELRNEITGGATPASFEPSIDYVVTKIPRFTFEKFPQADSRLTTQMKSVGEVMAMGRTFQESFQKALRGLETGIDGLNERIDPQDPDAKDTLRRQLTEASSERILYVADAFRLGLSIEELFAQTSIDPWFLVQIKELVDMENGLKDRLLNSISVDEMRNLKRKGFSDRRLAKLLHETEKTVRVARHKLNVRPVYKRVDTCAAEFSTNTAYMYSTYEEECESNPTDRKKIMVLGGGPNRIGQGIEFDYCCVHAALALRDDGFETIMVNCNPETVSTDYDTSDRLYFEPLTLEDVMEIVDLEKPYGVIVQYGGQTPLKLARDLEALGAPIIGTSPDSIDLAEDRERFQQLIHKLGLKQPPNRTARSIDEAVRLADEIGYPLVVRPSYVLGGRAMEIVYHENELRRYMTTAVSVSNDSPVLLDRYLDDAIEVDVDAICDGDTVLIGGIMQHIEQAGIHSGDSACSLPPYSLSVAIQDQLREQMVRMGKALNVIGLMNAQFAIKGDDVYVLEVNPRASRTVPFVSKAIGRPLAKVAARCMAGQSLASQNALNEIIPSYYAVKEAVFPFIKFPGVDPILSPEMKSTGEVMGVGRTFAEAFGKAQYAAGEVYPTSGVAFISVREADRRHLKEVGDMLIGQGFKIVATRGTARELQNVGVTCEIVNKMREGRPNIVDMIKNEEIDLIVNTTEGEQSTRDSFEIRREALQHKITYTTTIEGARALCKAMAYTDSEQVYCLQDLHQEITEQGV
- the cobC gene encoding alpha-ribazole phosphatase family protein, producing the protein MANNFTHVGLLQHGAVEAGDVFCGELDTPLSKAGWKQLKQAFGRSSADWDAVVTSPRMQCASFAEWFAQKQDLPLVRDERLREIHFGEWEGHNPQEVMATHPEQLAEWWVNPAQVSPAGGESFGDFRARVLDAWTELGRAYRGERVLVVTHALVIRTVLAHVLQMPDERLLALNIEYGALTRLRVLRDRSGEWASLLAHGCG
- a CDS encoding DUF2384 domain-containing protein, encoding MQTFSSEEMGALTRGVLNHMDEWKISADDMLAILQLGEDVRPRHLQQYRQGDKVFPQTPAMMNRIDHIVGIADALRTTFPFSSQMRVMWLSKPHRRFQRRNPLAVMLDEGDDGLMRVRIEVDCSYGYAINDALHAAAEEKKKAAA
- the greA gene encoding transcription elongation factor GreA — encoded protein: MSTRPPLTLKGSERLKAELQRLKTEERPQIIQAIATAREHGDLKENAEYHAAREQQSFCEGRIKELESTLSMAQIIDVVAVGAMNPGKVVFGATVQLEEVETGDTITYQIVGDIEADIKHNRVAVSSPIARAMIGKEEGDVAVVQAPGGVREYEIVGVSYQ
- the grxD gene encoding Grx4 family monothiol glutaredoxin, with protein sequence MSALDRIDQAVKSNPVVIFMKGTPKMPQCGFSSRASQALMACGEEFAYVNVLSDPEIFQDLPQYANWPTFPQVYISGELIGGCDITLEMYANGELQKMVKEAMKGGAGEAA
- a CDS encoding adenosylcobinamide-GDP ribazoletransferase; amino-acid sequence: MMKAVLRSFQVALRVLTLLPAPPVSAFSAEEKGRGLVWFPVIGALMGGLLALTAWRLESIEPMLASVILLTAWLFISELHHLDALARSINVWFFGGDSAVAEDEAEAAQLPIPHFGVMGVMALVMMVKFSALSVLIEYKLWLYIMMAPLAARLLVVALIGFTPSAPGQTLAQDFRSEFPYVSLFIWLLLALPMALVAGIPLLGVFVLLLLIRLRLKQTSGGLTWESIGASIVLLEAVGLFVAALTA